The DNA region GCCTCTCGCGCAGTCCAAAAACATAACTCACTATCAACCCCTTTCGCAACTGATCGCATCTCAAGACTTGCTTCCACTGCCGTAATCGAAAGCCAGCACTACGTTTTGGCTACACGCAACGGACCATGGCAGGACGCTTCAGCCAGCAGAACCAGCGTGTCCGACCGAGCTCGAAGGAAGACCAGGTGGTCCAGAAGGCCCGCGAGCACTTTGAGCGAACGCTGATTCCCCTGCGTGGACAGCTGGCTGGCAGCGTCGCGGCCCTAGAACATCCCCGTCACGACGAAGCTCTCAACTACGGGGAGATCTTCCTGAGGGACAACGTTCCCGTGATGGTCTACCTGCTGACGCAGAAGCGATTCGACATCGTCCGTCAGTTCCTGACCATCTGCCTTGACCTACAGAGCACCACCTACCAAACACGAGGAGTCTTTCCCACCAGCTTCGTGGAAGAGGAAGGACATCTGATTGCGGACTATGGCCAACGCTCCATCGGACGAATCACGTCAGTCGACGCAAGCCTCTGGTGGCCGGTTCTGTGCTGGATGTACGTGAAGTCCAGTGGAGACGAGGAATTCGCCTCCAGTCAGGCTGTGCAGCGTGGTGTCCAGCTGCTGCTGGACCTTGTGTTGCACCCCACCTTTGAAGGAACTCCGGTGCTGTTCGTGCCGGACTGCGCTTTCATGATTGACCGTCCGATGGACGTCTGGGGAGCACCACTGGAAGTAGAGGTGTTGCTGTACGGATCTCTGCGTTGCTGCACTCAGCTGATGGAGCTGGGACGAAAGCACCACAACAGCAGGCTGCTGGACCAACGACTGGTGCTGACCCGGCAGTGGGTTCACGACCTTCGCCAGTTTCTTCTCAAGCATTACTGGGTCACCAGCAAAACCATGCAGGTGTTGCGTCGCAGACCGACCGAGCAGTACGGAGACAACCAACACCAGAACGAATTCAATGTTCAGCCTCAAGTCATTCCTGACTGGTTGCAGGACTGGCTCGAAAACCGTGGGGGCTACCTGATCGGAAACATGCGCACAGGACGCCCTGACTTCCGCTTCTACAGCCTCGGAAATTCACTCGGCTGCCTGTTCGGACTGCTGACGGCTCCTCAGCAACGTGCGCTGTTCCGCTTAACGCTGCACAACCGCGACCACCTAATGGCCGAGATGCCCATGCGTATCTGCCACCCACCGATGGAAAGCCTTGAGTGGCAAAACAAGACTGGGTCGGATCCGAAGAACTGGCCCTGGAGCTATCACAACGGTGGGCACTGGCCGAGCCTGTTGTGGTTCTTCGGTGGCTCCATCCTTCTGCACGAGCGCCGCCATCCCCATGCAGATGTTCTGCTGATGGGGCAGATGAAAGCACTGCTGGAAGAGTGCTATTGGAGTCATCTCAACCAGTTACCAAGACAACAGTGGGCTGAATACTTCGATGGCCCAACTGGCACCTGGGTGGGTCAACAGTCCAGGACCTATCAGACCTGGACCATTGTTGGTTTTCTGCTGCTCCACCATTTCCTACGCGTCAATCCAGATGACGTGATGCTTCTGGACCTCGATGAAGGGGCTGTTCCTGACCCTGCGGATGAGTTTCCTGAGGACAGTGATCACGACATGGATCACCATTAAAAAAGCCCAGCCATAGGGCTGGGCCAATCAAATCAGTAAACAGGAAGCTTCAGAAGAGGCCCAGTGTTAGAGACTTGTCGATGGGCATTGCTGCACCGATTCCGAGGTAGATGGTGGTGGCTGTACCGAATAGGAACACGGCCATTGCAACAGGGCGGC from Synechococcus sp. UW179A includes:
- a CDS encoding glycoside hydrolase 100 family protein, whose amino-acid sequence is MAGRFSQQNQRVRPSSKEDQVVQKAREHFERTLIPLRGQLAGSVAALEHPRHDEALNYGEIFLRDNVPVMVYLLTQKRFDIVRQFLTICLDLQSTTYQTRGVFPTSFVEEEGHLIADYGQRSIGRITSVDASLWWPVLCWMYVKSSGDEEFASSQAVQRGVQLLLDLVLHPTFEGTPVLFVPDCAFMIDRPMDVWGAPLEVEVLLYGSLRCCTQLMELGRKHHNSRLLDQRLVLTRQWVHDLRQFLLKHYWVTSKTMQVLRRRPTEQYGDNQHQNEFNVQPQVIPDWLQDWLENRGGYLIGNMRTGRPDFRFYSLGNSLGCLFGLLTAPQQRALFRLTLHNRDHLMAEMPMRICHPPMESLEWQNKTGSDPKNWPWSYHNGGHWPSLLWFFGGSILLHERRHPHADVLLMGQMKALLEECYWSHLNQLPRQQWAEYFDGPTGTWVGQQSRTYQTWTIVGFLLLHHFLRVNPDDVMLLDLDEGAVPDPADEFPEDSDHDMDHH